The following proteins are encoded in a genomic region of Stutzerimonas stutzeri:
- a CDS encoding tetratricopeptide repeat protein: MKKLLVFSAVLLLGGCQSFMQSAPDSGPPVEEATPETAKSGPSEYGSFSGDTLYALLVAELAGQRNRFDIALGNYVQQANATQDAGVAERGFRIAEYLGADQAALDTALIWANNAPDNLDAQRAAAVQLARAGRYEESLAFMEKVLQGQGDTHFDFLALSAAETDPDTRTGLLKSFDQLLAKHPDNPQLKFGKAVLLQQDGHPEEALALLEEQPAREQEIPSILLQARLLQMLERSKEALPLLEKSLRQHPEDKRLRLTYARLLVEQDRLDEAMGEFATLVQQHPGDDDLRFSMALVCLEAQAWREAIVYLEELIERGSHLDAANFNLGRAYRELGQHEKALAAFAKVGPGNEYLPAKLMQAELLFSLQRNQEASQLLTSAREEQPDYAIQLYLIEIEALSNQGQTEAAWQRSEQALEQFPEDLNLLYTRAMIAEKRGDLAQLEQDLRFIIEREPDNAMAINALGYTLADRTDRYDEALALIEQAYQINPDDAAILDSLGWVNYRLGNLQEAETQLRKAYQRFADHEIAAHLGEVLWAAGEQREARRIWSEALKQQPDSEVLRETIKRLTGSEKP, translated from the coding sequence ATGAAAAAACTCCTCGTCTTCAGCGCCGTGCTGCTTCTCGGTGGCTGCCAAAGCTTCATGCAGAGCGCTCCCGACAGCGGCCCGCCCGTCGAGGAGGCTACGCCGGAAACGGCCAAAAGCGGCCCCAGCGAGTACGGCTCGTTCAGCGGCGACACGCTTTACGCTTTGCTGGTGGCTGAACTCGCGGGACAGCGCAATCGCTTCGATATCGCCTTGGGCAATTATGTCCAGCAGGCCAATGCAACCCAGGACGCGGGGGTGGCCGAGCGCGGCTTCCGTATTGCCGAATACCTTGGTGCCGACCAAGCGGCACTGGACACGGCGCTGATCTGGGCGAACAACGCACCGGACAACCTCGACGCCCAGCGTGCCGCCGCCGTGCAGCTGGCGCGCGCCGGCCGCTACGAGGAATCGCTGGCGTTCATGGAGAAGGTTCTCCAGGGACAAGGCGACACGCACTTCGACTTTCTGGCCCTCTCGGCGGCCGAAACCGATCCGGACACGCGAACCGGCTTGCTCAAGAGCTTCGATCAGCTGTTGGCCAAGCATCCGGACAACCCTCAGCTCAAATTCGGCAAGGCCGTGCTGCTGCAACAGGATGGCCATCCAGAGGAAGCACTAGCGCTACTCGAAGAGCAACCGGCACGGGAACAGGAGATTCCGTCGATCCTGCTGCAGGCTCGGCTGCTGCAGATGCTCGAGCGCAGCAAGGAAGCCCTGCCCCTGCTCGAGAAAAGCCTGCGCCAGCACCCCGAAGACAAGCGCCTGCGGCTGACTTATGCCCGTCTACTGGTCGAGCAGGACCGTCTCGACGAGGCCATGGGCGAGTTCGCCACACTGGTTCAGCAGCATCCGGGCGACGACGACCTGCGCTTCTCGATGGCACTGGTGTGCCTCGAAGCACAGGCCTGGCGCGAAGCGATCGTATACCTGGAAGAGCTGATCGAGCGCGGCAGTCACCTTGACGCCGCGAACTTCAATCTCGGCCGCGCCTACCGCGAGCTGGGCCAGCATGAAAAGGCGCTCGCCGCATTCGCCAAGGTCGGCCCGGGTAACGAATATCTTCCGGCAAAGCTGATGCAGGCCGAGCTGCTGTTTTCCCTGCAGCGCAACCAGGAGGCATCGCAGTTGCTGACCAGCGCCCGCGAAGAGCAGCCCGATTACGCGATCCAGCTTTATCTCATCGAGATCGAAGCACTATCCAACCAGGGACAGACCGAAGCCGCGTGGCAGCGGTCAGAGCAGGCGCTGGAGCAGTTCCCCGAGGACCTCAACCTGCTCTATACCCGGGCGATGATCGCCGAAAAGCGTGGCGACCTGGCGCAATTGGAACAAGACCTCAGATTCATCATCGAACGCGAGCCCGACAATGCCATGGCGATCAATGCGCTGGGCTACACCTTGGCTGACCGCACCGACCGATACGATGAGGCTCTGGCGCTCATCGAGCAGGCCTACCAGATCAATCCCGATGATGCCGCCATCCTCGACAGCCTGGGCTGGGTCAATTATCGCCTGGGCAATTTGCAGGAGGCCGAAACCCAACTACGCAAGGCCTACCAGCGCTTTGCCGATCACGAGATTGCCGCTCACCTCGGCGAGGTGCTCTGGGCCGCTGGCGAACAGCGCGAAGCGCGTCGCATCTGGAGCGAAGCGCTCAAGCAGCAACCGGATAGCGAGGTCCTGCGAGAAACCATCAAACGCCTGACCGGCTCGGAGAAACCCTGA
- the lolB gene encoding lipoprotein insertase outer membrane protein LolB: protein MKLMRNLLAPTLAVLLAGCAGLAPQETVEGPGNAQDWKTHKAQISEIDGWQINGKIGIRAPQDSGSGTLFWLQRQDYFDIRLSGPLGRGATRLTGRPDAVALEVAGQGRFEAESPEALVESQLGWQLPVSNLLWWIRGLPAPDSRSRVALDGNGRLAHLQQDGWDVQYLGYSDENGFALPSRIKLAGRDLQITLVVKDWQPRRLGH from the coding sequence ATGAAGCTGATGCGCAACCTGCTGGCGCCCACCCTCGCCGTGCTACTGGCTGGCTGTGCCGGCCTCGCTCCCCAGGAGACCGTTGAGGGCCCGGGTAACGCCCAGGACTGGAAAACGCACAAAGCACAGATCAGCGAGATCGACGGCTGGCAGATCAACGGCAAGATCGGCATTCGCGCCCCGCAGGATTCGGGCAGCGGCACCCTGTTCTGGTTGCAGCGCCAGGATTATTTCGACATTCGTCTCTCCGGCCCGCTGGGGCGTGGCGCCACGCGCCTGACCGGTCGCCCCGATGCGGTCGCGCTGGAAGTGGCAGGCCAGGGGCGCTTCGAGGCCGAGTCACCGGAAGCCCTGGTGGAAAGCCAGCTCGGCTGGCAATTGCCGGTTTCGAACCTGCTCTGGTGGATACGTGGCCTGCCCGCCCCGGACAGCCGTAGCCGAGTCGCCCTGGATGGCAACGGCCGTCTCGCCCATCTCCAGCAGGACGGCTGGGACGTGCAGTACCTTGGCTACAGCGATGAGAACGGCTTCGCCCTGCCATCGCGCATCAAACTGGCAGGCCGCGACCTGCAGATCACGCTGGTGGTCAAGGACTGGCAACCACGCCGGCTCGGCCACTGA
- the ispE gene encoding 4-(cytidine 5'-diphospho)-2-C-methyl-D-erythritol kinase, translated as MRSLTLPAPAKLNLMLHILGRRDDGYHDLQTLFQFLDHGDELSFAPRTDGKIQLHTDLPGVDHDSNLIVRAARLLQRHSGCALGADIELIKRLPMGGGIGGGSSDAATTLLGLDHLWQTHLGEERLAEIGLSLGADVPVFVRGRAAFAEGVGERLQPVELSEPWFLVIAPQVSVSTAEIFSDPELTRNTPAITVRSLLAGGGRNDCQPVVEKRYPEVRNALSLLNNFVPARMTGTGACVFGSFPNKGEADKVCRQLPADLPAFVAQGRNISMLHRRLAQLAQEVSS; from the coding sequence ATGCGCAGCCTGACCTTGCCGGCCCCGGCGAAACTCAATCTGATGCTGCACATCCTCGGCCGTCGCGACGATGGCTACCACGACCTGCAGACGCTGTTCCAGTTTCTCGACCATGGTGACGAGCTCAGCTTCGCGCCGCGCACCGACGGGAAGATCCAGCTGCATACCGATTTGCCTGGCGTCGATCACGACAGCAACCTGATCGTGCGCGCCGCTCGCCTGCTGCAACGCCATAGCGGCTGCGCGCTGGGTGCCGATATCGAGCTGATCAAGCGCCTGCCCATGGGCGGCGGCATCGGTGGCGGCAGCTCCGACGCAGCCACGACCTTGCTGGGGCTCGATCATCTCTGGCAAACCCACCTTGGCGAGGAGCGGCTGGCCGAGATCGGCCTGTCGCTGGGCGCAGATGTCCCGGTCTTCGTCCGCGGCCGTGCGGCCTTCGCCGAAGGCGTCGGCGAACGCCTGCAACCGGTCGAACTCAGCGAGCCCTGGTTCCTCGTAATCGCTCCGCAAGTCTCTGTTAGTACAGCGGAAATATTTTCCGACCCAGAGTTGACACGCAATACCCCGGCCATTACAGTTCGCAGCCTTCTTGCAGGGGGCGGTCGTAACGACTGTCAGCCGGTGGTCGAGAAGCGTTATCCGGAAGTCCGTAACGCTTTGAGCTTGTTGAACAATTTTGTTCCAGCAAGAATGACCGGCACTGGAGCTTGTGTGTTTGGGAGCTTCCCAAACAAAGGTGAGGCTGATAAAGTTTGCCGCCAACTTCCAGCCGATTTACCAGCTTTCGTAGCTCAAGGCCGCAACATTTCGATGCTGCACCGAAGGCTCGCGCAACTGGCGCAGGAAGTGAGTAGCTAG
- a CDS encoding ribose-phosphate pyrophosphokinase, translating to MSKMMVFTGNANPDLARRVVRQLHIPLGDAYVGKFSDGEISVEINENVRGKDVFLIQPTCAPTNDNLMELVVMADAFRRSSATRITAVIPYFGYARQDRRPRSARVPISAKVVADMLDVVGVNRVLTVDLHADQIQGFFDMPVDNIYGSPVLVDDIQAQRFENLMIVSPDIGGVVRARAVAKSLGVDLAIIDKRRPKANQSEVMHIIGDIEGRTCILVDDMVDTAGTLCHAATALKDHGAAKVYAYCTHPILSGRAIENIDGSVLDELVVTNTIPLSAAAQACTRIRQLDIAPMVAEAVRRISNAESISAMFR from the coding sequence GTGTCCAAGATGATGGTCTTCACGGGGAACGCCAACCCCGACCTGGCCCGGCGTGTCGTACGTCAGCTGCACATCCCTCTCGGTGACGCCTACGTCGGCAAATTCTCCGACGGCGAGATCAGTGTCGAAATCAACGAGAACGTTCGCGGCAAGGACGTCTTTCTGATTCAACCGACCTGTGCCCCCACCAACGACAATCTGATGGAACTGGTTGTGATGGCAGACGCCTTCCGCCGGTCCTCCGCCACCCGTATCACAGCCGTCATTCCGTACTTTGGCTACGCCCGTCAGGATCGCCGTCCGCGCTCCGCACGTGTGCCGATCAGCGCCAAAGTCGTGGCCGACATGCTCGATGTGGTGGGCGTCAACCGCGTTCTCACGGTCGATCTGCACGCCGATCAGATCCAGGGCTTCTTCGACATGCCCGTGGACAACATCTACGGCTCGCCGGTCCTGGTCGATGACATCCAGGCTCAACGCTTCGAGAACCTGATGATCGTCTCCCCCGACATCGGTGGTGTGGTGCGTGCTCGCGCCGTCGCCAAGTCGCTGGGTGTGGATCTGGCGATCATCGACAAGCGTCGTCCGAAGGCCAACCAGTCCGAAGTGATGCACATCATCGGTGATATCGAAGGCCGTACCTGCATCCTCGTCGATGACATGGTCGATACCGCCGGTACCCTGTGCCACGCCGCCACGGCTCTGAAAGACCATGGCGCTGCCAAGGTCTATGCGTATTGCACACACCCCATCCTGTCCGGCCGCGCCATCGAGAACATCGACGGCTCGGTCCTCGACGAGCTGGTGGTGACCAATACCATTCCGCTGTCCGCAGCGGCCCAAGCTTGTACACGTATTCGCCAGTTGGACATCGCGCCAATGGTGGCTGAAGCGGTTCGCCGCATCAGCAATGCTGAATCGATCAGTGCGATGTTCCGCTAA
- a CDS encoding 50S ribosomal protein L25/general stress protein Ctc has translation MTDFTLNAQVRSDLGKGASRRLRRNASLVPAVIYGGDKAPQSISLLAKDLAKMLENEASFSHVLTLNVDGQNESVLIKALQRHPAKSFVLHADFVRVVEGHKLTATVPLHFINQETSVGVKQQGGEILHNINEVEVTCMPQDLPEFIEVDMANVEIGQVVHMTDLKLPKGVQLVSLAHGSDLPVANVHAPRVNKEDTPKEEGAAE, from the coding sequence ATGACTGATTTCACCCTGAATGCCCAAGTGCGTTCCGACCTGGGGAAAGGTGCGAGCCGCCGCCTGCGTCGTAACGCTAGCCTCGTCCCGGCCGTCATCTACGGTGGCGACAAGGCCCCGCAATCCATCAGCCTGCTGGCCAAAGACCTGGCCAAGATGCTGGAAAACGAAGCCTCTTTCAGCCACGTGCTGACCCTGAACGTCGACGGCCAGAACGAATCCGTTCTGATCAAGGCGCTGCAGCGCCATCCGGCCAAGAGCTTCGTCCTGCACGCCGACTTCGTCCGCGTCGTTGAAGGCCACAAGCTGACCGCTACCGTTCCGCTGCACTTCATCAACCAGGAAACCTCGGTTGGCGTGAAGCAGCAGGGTGGCGAAATCCTGCACAACATCAACGAAGTCGAAGTGACCTGCATGCCGCAGGATCTGCCTGAGTTCATCGAAGTCGACATGGCCAATGTCGAGATCGGCCAGGTAGTGCACATGACCGACCTGAAACTGCCGAAAGGCGTTCAGCTGGTCTCGCTGGCACACGGCAGTGACCTGCCGGTTGCCAACGTTCACGCGCCTCGCGTGAACAAGGAAGACACTCCGAAAGAAGAAGGCGCTGCCGAGTAA
- the pth gene encoding aminoacyl-tRNA hydrolase translates to MTAVKLIVGLGNPGPEYDQTRHNAGALFVERLAAHKGVNLSVDRKYFGLVGKFRHQDEDVRLLIPTTYMNRSGQAVAALAGFFRIPPESILAAHDELDMPPGIAKLKQGGGHGGHNGLRDIIAKLGNQANFYRLRLGIGHPGHSSLVTGYVLGRAPQAERDKLDASIDFTLDVLPDILAGDWTRAMQRLHSQKA, encoded by the coding sequence GTGACTGCCGTCAAACTGATCGTCGGCCTGGGTAATCCAGGCCCTGAATACGACCAGACCCGGCATAACGCAGGGGCCCTTTTCGTTGAGCGTCTGGCTGCCCACAAGGGCGTCAATCTCAGCGTAGATCGCAAGTATTTCGGCCTGGTCGGCAAATTTCGCCATCAGGACGAGGACGTCCGCCTGTTGATTCCCACCACCTATATGAACCGCAGCGGTCAAGCGGTGGCGGCACTGGCCGGATTCTTCCGTATTCCTCCCGAGTCCATCCTGGCCGCCCACGATGAACTCGACATGCCCCCCGGCATCGCCAAGCTCAAGCAGGGCGGCGGCCATGGCGGGCATAACGGGCTTCGCGACATCATCGCCAAGCTTGGCAATCAGGCCAATTTCTACCGCCTGCGTCTGGGCATCGGCCATCCGGGCCACAGCAGCCTGGTGACCGGTTATGTACTGGGCCGCGCACCTCAAGCCGAGCGCGACAAGCTGGACGCCAGCATCGATTTCACCCTCGACGTGCTACCCGACATTCTCGCCGGGGACTGGACGCGCGCGATGCAGCGTCTGCACAGCCAGAAGGCCTGA
- the ychF gene encoding redox-regulated ATPase YchF: MGFNCGIVGLPNVGKSTLFNALTKSGIAAENFPFCTIEPNSGIVPMPDPRLQALAEIVKPERILPTTMEFVDIAGLVEGASKGEGLGNKFLANIRETDAIAHVVRCFEDDNVIHVSNSVDPKRDIEIIELELIFADLDSCEKQLQRVARNAKGGDKEAVAQKALLEKLIPHFTEGKPARTLLKKIGDDETQLAKGFHLLTSKPVMYIANVAEDGFEDNPHLDVVKAIAAEEGAVVVPVCNKIEAEIAELDDGEEKDMFLESLGLEEPGLNRVIRAGYELLNLQTYFTAGVKEVRAWTVKVGATAPQGAGVIHTDFEKGFIRAEVIAYNDFIQYKGEAGAKEAGKWRLEGKDYIIKDGDVMHFRFNV; encoded by the coding sequence ATGGGATTCAATTGCGGCATCGTCGGTCTGCCCAACGTCGGCAAATCCACCCTGTTCAACGCGCTGACCAAATCCGGTATCGCTGCGGAAAACTTCCCCTTCTGCACCATCGAGCCGAACAGCGGCATCGTACCGATGCCTGATCCGCGCCTGCAGGCTCTGGCTGAGATCGTCAAGCCCGAGCGCATCCTGCCAACGACCATGGAATTCGTCGATATTGCCGGTCTGGTTGAAGGCGCCTCCAAGGGTGAAGGCCTGGGCAACAAGTTTCTCGCCAACATCCGCGAGACCGATGCGATCGCTCACGTCGTGCGTTGCTTCGAAGATGACAACGTCATCCATGTTTCCAACTCGGTCGACCCCAAGCGCGACATCGAAATCATCGAGCTCGAGCTGATCTTTGCCGATCTCGACAGCTGCGAGAAGCAACTGCAGCGCGTGGCCCGCAACGCTAAAGGCGGCGACAAGGAAGCCGTTGCCCAGAAGGCGCTGCTGGAAAAACTGATCCCGCATTTCACCGAAGGCAAACCGGCCCGCACGCTGCTGAAAAAAATCGGCGACGATGAAACCCAACTGGCCAAGGGTTTCCACTTGCTGACCAGCAAGCCGGTGATGTACATCGCCAACGTTGCCGAGGATGGCTTCGAAGACAATCCGCACCTGGACGTCGTCAAGGCCATCGCCGCCGAGGAAGGCGCCGTGGTGGTCCCGGTGTGCAACAAGATCGAAGCGGAAATCGCCGAGCTGGATGATGGCGAGGAGAAGGACATGTTCCTCGAGTCCCTCGGTCTCGAAGAGCCCGGCTTGAATCGCGTGATCCGCGCCGGTTACGAGCTGCTCAACCTGCAGACGTACTTCACCGCTGGCGTGAAGGAAGTTCGCGCCTGGACCGTGAAGGTCGGTGCCACGGCACCCCAGGGCGCTGGTGTCATCCACACGGACTTCGAGAAAGGCTTCATCCGCGCCGAGGTGATCGCCTATAACGACTTCATCCAGTACAAGGGTGAAGCGGGCGCCAAGGAAGCCGGCAAATGGCGCCTGGAAGGCAAGGACTACATCATCAAGGACGGCGACGTGATGCACTTCCGCTTCAACGTTTAA
- a CDS encoding DNA-3-methyladenine glycosylase, protein MNSLTEPLIQHLDDTFFDRDAQIVAQDLLGTVIRHCVDGMWLSARIIETEAYYVDEKASHSSLGYSPSRRAMFMPAGHLYLYYSRGGDSLNFSVQGEGNAVCIKAGYPWVDSLSCEASIERMRSNSPAAAGGPRPLTRLCSGQTLLCKALGLTVTQWNAQRMDPTRLRVDDIGARPDIIQTTRLGIPTGRDEHLPYRFVDAGFAAHCTRNPLRRGQLEGQDYHLLRRELLAS, encoded by the coding sequence ATGAACAGCCTCACCGAACCCTTGATTCAGCATCTCGACGACACCTTTTTCGACCGGGACGCGCAAATCGTCGCCCAGGATCTCCTAGGCACCGTGATTCGGCACTGCGTCGATGGGATGTGGTTGTCGGCGCGCATCATCGAGACCGAGGCCTATTACGTCGACGAGAAGGCCAGCCACTCATCACTGGGCTACAGTCCGTCGCGACGCGCCATGTTCATGCCCGCCGGCCATCTGTACCTCTATTACTCACGTGGCGGCGACTCACTCAACTTCAGCGTACAGGGCGAAGGCAACGCGGTCTGCATCAAGGCCGGCTACCCTTGGGTCGATTCGCTGTCGTGCGAGGCTTCCATCGAGCGCATGCGCAGCAACAGCCCAGCCGCCGCCGGCGGCCCTCGCCCCCTGACCCGCCTGTGCTCGGGCCAGACGCTGCTGTGCAAGGCGCTGGGACTGACGGTTACCCAATGGAACGCGCAACGCATGGACCCGACCCGCCTGCGCGTGGATGACATCGGCGCGCGCCCTGACATCATCCAGACGACGCGCTTGGGCATTCCAACCGGCCGCGACGAGCACCTGCCCTACCGCTTCGTCGATGCAGGCTTCGCCGCGCACTGCACGCGTAATCCGCTGCGCCGTGGCCAGCTGGAAGGACAGGACTATCATTTGCTGCGCCGCGAACTGCTCGCCAGTTGA
- a CDS encoding TolC family protein: MKKEYKVLAVCVLAAAMGGCAVTSQPIERAASEQRAQADLASMFSGQEPLTAPLTLHQAMARAVKYNLEARLKVMEEAMAERQVDLSRLDMLPRMALNAGYAGRNNVSASSSRSIRTGTQSLEPSTSQDRDREVGDLTMVWNVLDFGVSYVSAKQQGDQRLIVQERRRKVLHTIIQDVRSAYWRAMAADRLLAQIDQQMARVDQARQDSARMSEQRIGDPVQSLGYQRSLIEATRQLEQQRRALSLAKTELAALINLPMGAQFELAPAAADYPMPKLATDMTVLEQEALVNRPELREQDYQARIGAAETRKAMLRMLPGLEFSLGGHYDSNSFLVNQSWADYGVKVTWNLFNVLSAPAAIDVAKASEDVVTMRRQAMSMAILAQLYVANANFQEAQREFTTSQQLAALDQQIAEQLRNRHKAQGIGELELIQGELNLLQANLRRDLAYADLRNAYGQVFASVGSDPLPDALESHDVDAIAQALANREAEWQGGML; this comes from the coding sequence ATGAAAAAAGAATACAAGGTACTGGCGGTGTGTGTGCTTGCTGCGGCCATGGGGGGATGCGCTGTGACCAGTCAGCCGATCGAGCGTGCTGCCAGCGAGCAGCGTGCTCAGGCTGATCTGGCCAGCATGTTCAGTGGGCAGGAACCACTGACCGCGCCTTTGACGTTGCACCAGGCTATGGCTCGCGCGGTCAAGTACAACCTGGAAGCGCGCCTGAAAGTCATGGAAGAGGCCATGGCTGAACGCCAGGTCGATTTGTCTCGTCTCGACATGCTGCCACGCATGGCGCTGAACGCCGGCTATGCCGGGCGCAACAACGTCAGCGCATCCAGCAGCCGCAGTATTCGCACCGGTACCCAGTCGCTGGAACCCTCGACCTCTCAGGACCGCGACCGTGAGGTCGGCGACCTTACGATGGTCTGGAACGTGCTCGACTTCGGCGTCAGCTACGTCAGTGCCAAACAGCAGGGCGATCAACGTCTGATCGTCCAGGAGCGTCGGCGAAAAGTGCTGCATACCATCATCCAGGACGTGCGTTCGGCATATTGGCGCGCCATGGCCGCCGATCGCCTTCTGGCTCAAATCGACCAGCAAATGGCACGCGTCGATCAAGCCAGGCAGGACAGTGCGCGCATGAGCGAGCAGCGTATTGGCGATCCGGTCCAGTCACTCGGCTACCAGCGTTCCCTGATCGAAGCGACTCGTCAGTTGGAACAGCAGCGGCGAGCCTTATCTCTGGCCAAGACGGAACTGGCTGCGCTGATCAATCTACCGATGGGGGCGCAGTTCGAGCTAGCGCCAGCCGCCGCCGATTACCCCATGCCGAAGCTGGCGACGGACATGACGGTGCTCGAGCAGGAGGCGCTGGTCAACCGGCCTGAGCTGCGTGAGCAGGACTACCAGGCGCGCATTGGTGCGGCAGAAACGCGCAAGGCGATGCTGCGCATGTTGCCTGGCCTGGAGTTCTCGCTGGGTGGGCACTATGACAGCAACTCGTTTCTGGTTAATCAGAGCTGGGCCGATTACGGTGTGAAAGTTACCTGGAACCTGTTCAATGTGCTCTCGGCGCCCGCTGCTATCGACGTGGCCAAGGCCAGCGAGGACGTGGTGACGATGCGCCGACAGGCGATGTCGATGGCTATCCTGGCGCAGCTTTATGTGGCCAATGCAAACTTCCAGGAGGCTCAGCGTGAATTCACCACGAGCCAGCAACTGGCGGCACTGGATCAGCAGATAGCCGAGCAGCTACGCAATCGCCACAAAGCTCAAGGGATCGGCGAGCTGGAATTGATTCAGGGCGAATTGAATTTGTTGCAAGCGAACTTGCGCCGCGATCTGGCGTATGCCGATCTACGCAATGCCTATGGCCAGGTGTTCGCCAGCGTAGGCTCGGATCCGCTGCCGGATGCGCTGGAGTCCCACGATGTCGATGCCATCGCTCAGGCCTTGGCTAATCGCGAAGCGGAGTGGCAGGGCGGTATGCTTTAA